A region from the Desulfoglaeba alkanexedens ALDC genome encodes:
- a CDS encoding 4Fe-4S dicluster domain-containing protein — protein MKTKVRQLLEEGRVDAFLAYKTIHGLPFPYLFTKENTDELESWAPFKARYPMTKLLLMQARQHPEKTFGVLVRGCEERAVHELFKWNQLDPEKVVVLGQCCPEDLARYCECWKPYPDTVDYGEPVEAVTESRRVKELEAMPETDRLSWWLTHFNRCIRCFGCRDVCPVCFCTECSLEHSELIPAGKLPPDTSFHLVRAVHMAGRCIDCGLCEETCPANIPLRALYKRVNQLVEDIFAYKTGLPDGKSPFTILGEESLLPPGPR, from the coding sequence ATGAAGACCAAAGTGCGACAGTTGCTGGAAGAAGGCCGCGTGGACGCCTTTTTGGCCTATAAAACGATCCACGGCCTCCCCTTTCCGTATCTTTTCACGAAAGAAAACACCGACGAGTTGGAAAGCTGGGCGCCGTTCAAGGCGCGCTATCCCATGACCAAGCTGCTGTTGATGCAGGCCCGACAGCATCCGGAAAAGACCTTCGGGGTGCTGGTCCGCGGCTGCGAAGAACGCGCCGTTCACGAACTATTCAAGTGGAATCAGCTCGATCCCGAAAAGGTGGTGGTGCTGGGCCAATGCTGTCCGGAAGATCTGGCGCGCTACTGTGAATGCTGGAAGCCCTATCCTGACACGGTCGATTACGGCGAACCCGTGGAAGCGGTCACGGAAAGCCGGCGGGTAAAGGAACTGGAGGCCATGCCGGAAACGGACCGCCTCTCGTGGTGGCTCACCCACTTCAACCGGTGCATCAGGTGCTTCGGCTGCCGGGACGTGTGTCCCGTCTGCTTCTGCACGGAATGCAGCCTGGAACACAGTGAACTCATCCCGGCGGGAAAGCTCCCACCGGATACATCCTTCCACCTGGTGCGGGCCGTCCACATGGCGGGCCGTTGCATCGACTGCGGCTTGTGCGAAGAAACCTGCCCGGCCAACATCCCGCTCCGCGCCCTCTACAAGCGGGTCAACCAGCTGGTGGAAGATATTTTCGCATACAAGACGGGCCTCCCCGACGGCAAATCGCCCTTCACCATACTGGGAGAAGAAAGCCTCCTGCCGCCGGGCCCCCGGTAG